Genomic segment of Clostridia bacterium:
ACGGGCCACCAGCTCGCTCTTGTACACCGGGTCGGGCGCGACCTCACGCCGTGGGACTCGGCCCTTTCTCGGCATCGGGTTTCTGCCTCCTTCCGGCCCGCTTCGCGGACCTCGCCAGACTTCAAGCCACTGCCGGTTCACGCAATGCCCGCGAACAGCGCGAACCCCCCGGCACGGGGGATTCCACAGTCACCGCGCGGCGGTCTTGCGCGCCGGGTTCACTTCTTCGGCCGCTTGGCCCCGTACTTGGACCGGCCCTGGCGGCGCTTCTCGACGCCGGCCGCGTCCAGGGTGCCGCGAACGATATGGTAGCGCACGCCCGGGAGATCCTTGACGCGTCCCCCGCGCACGAGCACGACGGAGTGCTCCTGGAGGTTGTGACCCTCGCCGGGGATGTACGCCGTCACTTCGATGCCGTTGGTCAGACGGACGCGCGCGATCTTGCGCAGCGCGGAGTTCGGCTTCTTGGGGGTCACGGT
This window contains:
- a CDS encoding 30S ribosomal protein S12 — translated: MPTINQLIRHGRKAVRAKSDAPALRGNPQRRGVCTVVKTVTPKKPNSALRKIARVRLTNGIEVTAYIPGEGHNLQEHSVVLVRGGRVKDLPGVRYHIVRGTLDAAGVEKRRQGRSKYGAKRPKK